A single Gambusia affinis linkage group LG22, SWU_Gaff_1.0, whole genome shotgun sequence DNA region contains:
- the gje1a gene encoding gap junction epsilon-1 protein isoform X1, with product MNSTPPGFRLLRPPTVIGQFHTLFFGSVRMFFLGVLGFAVYGNEALHFSCDPDRRELNLFCYNQFRPITPQVFWALQLVTVLVPGAWFHLYAACKNIEQEEILERPIYTVFYIISVLLRIILEIIAFWLQSHLFGFQVHPVYVCDASSLEKSFNVTKCMVPEHFEKTIFLSAMYTFTVITILLCIAEIFEILCRRLGYLSNQ from the exons CTCAGGCCTCCCACAGTCATCGGCCAGTTCCACACGCTGTTCTTCGGCTCGGTTCGGATGTTCTTCCTGGGTGTTCTTGGCTTCGCGGTCTACGGGAATGAAGCTCTGCACTTCAGCTGCGACCCGGATCGACGAGAACTCAACCTGTTCTGCTACAACCAGTTCAGACCCATAACACCACAG GTCTTCTGGGCGCTACAGCTGGTAACTGTCCTGGTTCCTGGAGCTTGGTTCCACCTGTACGCCGCCTGTAAGAATATAGAGCAAGAGGAAATTCTTGAACGGCCCATCTACACCGTCTTCTACATTATCTCCGTTCTGCTCCGCATCATTCTAGAAATCATCGCCTTCTGGCTGCAAAGCCACCTCTTTGGTTTTCag GTTCACCCGGTGTACGTCTGTGACGCCAGCTCCTTGGAGAAGTCCTTCAATGTGACTAAGTGCATGGTACCTGAACACTTTGAAAAAACCATCTTCCTCAGTGCTATGTACACTTTCACTGTGATCACCATTCTTCTCTGTATTGCTGAGATATTTGAAATACTCTGCCGCAGACTTGGCTATCTCAGCAATCAATGA
- the gje1a gene encoding gap junction epsilon-1 protein isoform X2, giving the protein MFFLGVLGFAVYGNEALHFSCDPDRRELNLFCYNQFRPITPQVFWALQLVTVLVPGAWFHLYAACKNIEQEEILERPIYTVFYIISVLLRIILEIIAFWLQSHLFGFQVHPVYVCDASSLEKSFNVTKCMVPEHFEKTIFLSAMYTFTVITILLCIAEIFEILCRRLGYLSNQ; this is encoded by the exons ATGTTCTTCCTGGGTGTTCTTGGCTTCGCGGTCTACGGGAATGAAGCTCTGCACTTCAGCTGCGACCCGGATCGACGAGAACTCAACCTGTTCTGCTACAACCAGTTCAGACCCATAACACCACAG GTCTTCTGGGCGCTACAGCTGGTAACTGTCCTGGTTCCTGGAGCTTGGTTCCACCTGTACGCCGCCTGTAAGAATATAGAGCAAGAGGAAATTCTTGAACGGCCCATCTACACCGTCTTCTACATTATCTCCGTTCTGCTCCGCATCATTCTAGAAATCATCGCCTTCTGGCTGCAAAGCCACCTCTTTGGTTTTCag GTTCACCCGGTGTACGTCTGTGACGCCAGCTCCTTGGAGAAGTCCTTCAATGTGACTAAGTGCATGGTACCTGAACACTTTGAAAAAACCATCTTCCTCAGTGCTATGTACACTTTCACTGTGATCACCATTCTTCTCTGTATTGCTGAGATATTTGAAATACTCTGCCGCAGACTTGGCTATCTCAGCAATCAATGA